In bacterium BMS3Abin02, the genomic window CGCCTTTCCCACGATAGAGTCGACGGGAATCGGACCGAAGACACGGCCGTCCTTGCTGTGGTCCCGATTGTCTCCCATCACGAGCACATGGCCTTCCGGAACGGTCACAGGTCCAAAGTCGGGCATGCGGCTCCCCGGAAACACATATGGTTCCACGATCGGCACGCCGTCGATGAACAGCTGATTGTCTCGGATTTCGACAGTCTCACCCCCGACCGCGATCACCCGTTTGATCAGATCTTCGATGTCGGGCGAACGGAGCCCGAGGGACTCGCCAACGTGGCGTACGAGCGCATCGAACAACGGCTCATCGGCTTGTACCTGTCCCCACGGCGGTTCGAACACAACCACGTCCCCGAGCACAGGTTCGCTCCAGGTGTAGGCGAGTTTGTTGACCAGGACTCTGTCGCCTATCTCGAGTGTGGGCCGCATCGATCCCGATGGAATGAAGAAGGCCTGAACGAGGAAGGTCTTGATGACGACGGCGACCACCAGCGCGACCAGGATGAGAATTGGGAGTTCGATCCAAAACGGAGTGCGCGGGGATGCTTTGTGTGTCACAACCACTCGGTCGGCCCGCGATGCACTAGCGACGTTCTTTGATACGCGCCGCCTTGCCTACCCTGTCTCGGAGGTAGTAGAGCTTTGCACGCCTGACTTTGCCGCGCCGGATGACCTCGACCTTTTGGATGATCGGGGCGTGAACGGGGAACACAC contains:
- the lepB gene encoding signal peptidase I — its product is MTHKASPRTPFWIELPILILVALVVAVVIKTFLVQAFFIPSGSMRPTLEIGDRVLVNKLAYTWSEPVLGDVVVFEPPWGQVQADEPLFDALVRHVGESLGLRSPDIEDLIKRVIAVGGETVEIRDNQLFIDGVPIVEPYVFPGSRMPDFGPVTVPEGHVLVMGDNRDHSKDGRVFGPIPVDSIVGKAFVRIWPLDRLGGL